Proteins co-encoded in one Bos taurus isolate L1 Dominette 01449 registration number 42190680 breed Hereford chromosome X, ARS-UCD2.0, whole genome shotgun sequence genomic window:
- the TAB3 gene encoding TGF-beta-activated kinase 1 and MAP3K7-binding protein 3 isoform X4 codes for MAQSSPQLDMQVLHDLRQRFPEIPEGVVSQCMLQNNNNLEACCRALSQESSKYLYMEYHSPDDSRMNRNRLLHINLGIHSPSSYHPGDGVQLNGGRTLVHSSSDGHIDPQHAAGKQLICLVQEPHSAPAVVATTPNYNPFFMNEQNRSAATPPSQPPQQPSSMQTGMTPSAMQGPSPPPPPPPSYMHIPRYSTNPITVTVSQNLPSGQTVPRALQILPQIPSNLYGSPGSIYIRQTSQSSSGRQTPQNTPWQSSPQGPVPHYSQRPLPVYPHQQNYPPSQYSPKQQQIPQPAYHSPPPSQCPSPFSSPQHQVQPSPLGHPSSHVFMPPSPSTTPPHPYQQGPPSYQKQGSHSVAYLPYTTSSLPKGSMKKIEITVEPSQRSGTAMNRSPSPISNQPSPRNQHSLYTATTPPSSSPSRGISSQPKPPFTVNPVYITYTQPTGPSCAPSPSPRMIPNPTTVFKITVGRAMTENLLNLVDQEERSAAPEPIQPISVIPGSGGEKGSHKYQRSSSSGSDDYAYTQALLLHQRARMERLAKQLKLEKEELERLKAEVNGMEHDLMQRRLRRVSCTTAIPTSTQVAPNRVLGHNREMKTMKGLRGIVIAAPF; via the exons ATGGCGCAAAGCAGTCCACAGCTTGATATGCAGGTTCTCCATGACCTCCGACAACGTTTCCCTGAGATTCCAGAGGGTGTGGTGTCTCAGTGCATGTTACAG aataACAACAATCTGGAAGCCTGTTGCCGAGCCCTTTCCCAGGAGAGTAGTAAATACTTATATATGGAATACCATAGTCCAGATGACAGCAGGATGAATAGAAACCGCCTTTTGCATATTAACCTGGGTATTCATTCTCCTAGTAGCTACCACCCAGGAGATGGTGTGCAACTTAATGGCGGTCGAACGCTGGTACATAGCTCAAGTGATGGACATATTGATCCACAGCATGCAGCAGGTAAACAGCTGATATGTTTAGTTCAGGAACCACACTCAGCTCCAGCTGTTGTTGCTACTACTCCAAACTACAATCCTTTTTTTATGAATGAACAGAACAGAAGTGCAGCTACTCCTCCTTCACAGCCACCTCAACAGCCATCTTCCATGCAAACAGGAATGACTCCATCTGCTATGCAAGGGCCTTCACCACCGCCGCCGCCACCTCCTTCCTACATGCACATACCTCGGTATAGTACCAATCCAATTACTGTTACAGTATCCCAAAACCTCCCTTCTGGACAGACTGTACCAAGAGCTTTACAAATTCTTCCACAAATTCCGAGCAATCTGTATGGGTCTCCTGGTTCTATTTATATTAGACAGACATCTCAGAGTTCATCAGGAAGACAGACTCCTCAAAATACACCGTGGCAGTCCTCACCACAGGGCCCAGTGCCTCATTATAGCCAGCGTCCTTTACCTGTGTATCCACATCAACAAAACTATCCACCTTCTCAGTATTCTCCCAAACAACAGCAGATCCCTCAACCTGCTTACCATTCACCACCTCCTTCTCAGTGTCCTTCACCCTTCAGCTCTCCTCAGCATCAAGTACAACCGTCTCCATTGGGCCACCCCAGTTCTCATGTCTTTATGCCACCTAGTCCTTCAACGACGCCACCCCATCCATATCAACAAGGACCTCCTAGCTATCAGAAACAGGGAAGCCATTCGGTAGCCTATCTCCCATATACAACATCTAGCTTACCCAAAGGATCCATGAAGAAGATAGAAATTACAGTCGAACCCTCTCAGAGATCTGGAACAGCCATGAATAGGAGTCCTTCACCTATCAGTAACCAGCCATCTCCACGGAATCAGCACTCATTGTACACAGCCACCACACCACCGTCAAGTTCTCCTTCTAGAGGGATATCCAGTCAACCGAAACCTCCGTTTACTGTCAATCCTGTGTATATTACATATACACAGCCCACTGGACCTTCTTGTgctccatcaccatctcctcgGATGATACCAAACCCAACGACCGTTTTTAAAATCACTGTAGGCCGAGCCATGACTGAAAATCTGTTAAATTTAGTGGACCAAGAAGAACGTTCTGCAGCCCCAGAACCTATCCAGCCCATTTCAGTGATACCAGGctctgggggagaaaagggaagccatAAATATCagagaagttccagttctggatCTGATGACTATGCTTATACACAAG CTTTGCTGTTACATCAGCGAGCAAGGATGGAGAGGTTAGCAAAGCAATTGAAACTTGAGAAAGAGGAGCTAGAGCGCTTGAAGGCAGAAGTTAATGGTATGGAGCATGACCTGATGCAGAGGCGGCTCAGAAGGGTCAGCTGCACCACGGCGATCCCAACG